CCTCTTAATCGAAGAGCTCTCGCAATTTGAGGCTCTTCGAATTTCGCCGGAGAGTCCGAACCCTAGGAGCTTCCCGCACTATGTGAAGCAGCAATGCTGGGAGAAGGCGGAGAAAATCAAGGGCCGCCATCCGGATAGGTGGCGGCGCGACTCCTTGGGCAACATTGTGTTCCGGAAACTCGCTGGCTGCCCAGGCTGCCTCTGCCATGATTACGATCACATTGTTCCTTATTCTAAGGTAGTCTTTCAGTGGAAATTGGTGGTGAAATTAgttaaattgattgatttgagGTTGGTTGCGATGCGTTGGAGATTTGTTGTAGAATTGAGGTTGTTTATAATGTTATGATTTAGAAATTTTGCCCGTTGAGTTTTTTTATGATGATTTATTATGgagtgtgtagtgtgtgtaagtgtgtgcagtgtgtaaGTAGTATGTGTATAAGTGTGTGTaagtgtgtgcaatgtgtgtgtagtgtgaGTTCAGTGTGTGTAAGTGTGTGTGCAATgagtgtgtagtgtgtgtaagtgtgtgcagtgtgtgtgtaagtgtgtgcaatgtgtgtgtaGTATGTGTATAAGTGCGTGCAATgagtgtgtagtgtgtgtgtaagtgtgtgcaatgtgtgtgtaGTATGTGTATAAGTGTGTGCAATgagtgtgtagtgtgtgtgtgtaagtgtgtgcaatgtgtgtgtaGTATGTGTGTAAGTGTGTGCAATgagtgtgtagtgtgtgtgtaagtgtgtgcaatgtgtgtgtagtgtgtgtgtaagtgtgtgcaatgtgtgtgtagtgtgtgtagtgtgagTGCAgagtgtgtagtgtgtgtgtaagtgtgtgcaatgtgtgtaaGTGTGTGCAATGAGTGTGTaagtgtgtgcaatgtgtgtgtagtgtgaGTGCAGTGTGTAAGTGTGTGCAATGCGTGTGTAGTATGTGTGTAAGTGTGTGCAATgagtgtgtagtgtgtgtgcaaGTGTGTGTAAGTGTGTGCAGATGCCAAATTTTATAgctattttgaaattcaatcatctacttttgatatggaattcaaattgtgaaataggaattgaattcaaatccaaatattttatggtACCAAACCttgaatttggaatttaaGGCTCCAATTTCAAtctcaattccaattccaattccaatccAAATATTTTGCTCTTTTGTTCATTTGGAAAAGATTTCcagaaaaaaaagttgagaAAGGTTTCCTAAATAACCGAATATATGCTTTGTTTGTTGCATGAGAGTATTTGATTTATGGcgggaattttttttcaaagacGACTCTGTTTTAGTACATATAGTGGTGCTCGGTTCGTTAGAACTTAGATACGATAGGACCTGTTCAGTTCTCACTATTGCTCATGAATAGAGGCCATATTTATTCTCATCTCTCGTTGGGTTgccatttttctcaaaaacctGGCCCACGAGGCCACGACCCTGCATGCCAACCCGTTTCCATAGTGTCAAGGTTACATTGTGTCTCACGATTATCTCTCCCACGGTCCCACACCACCCCCGTGACTAATTTAATCCTAGATAAAGTATATTTTCGCCCCAATGGCTTGAGAAACTATCACTTACCAAGGCCGGGATTAATATGTAGTGTGGAACATAATACTATGTCTTATGACGTGAATGTGGCTAACGACCATGAACCACCTTGTTTTCATCTTCAGCCAAATTGGTcattagaaatgaattaaCATTTGTGAAACGATCCCAATGAGTAGACATCGGTTTAACCGTTTAAGTTGTTTTCAGTTTGTTTTAGACCTGATGTAACCATATGGCTTAACTTTACTGTCAAAGTTGAGATCTTGCTTGTTCACTTCATCTCGGATAAATCTGAACTCGGAGGCTCAGATTGCTGGTTCTAAAGATCCTTACGTATTCCAATTTGTTGATTCTTTCTGGGCTCGGAATCTCAAGTAGGTGTCGGGCAGTAGCATAGATTCCGTCATAATGCGAAACTGTGcaacattttctaatttcGTACAACAGTAAAGTATGTTTGCATAAAGATCGATGGTTGCCTTTCTGTTCCTGACGTTCTTGAATTTCTTggttttttgacatttttatgaCAAAATGTGCATTCCACCTCGCCTTTTTTAGGACGATTAGGACCAGATCGAGGCAGTAGTCGTACTAgtatgtcattttttttttcatttcttgtcTTGTGTATTCGTATTTCGTACGACAGTACAGTAGGTTTTCATGGAAAGATCGATGGTTTTTGTCTGTATCGTGTTCGTAACTTACCAAAGCCTTTTGTTTCTCAAAGCTTTTTACTCGATTTTGATGCTGCTTATGAAATCCAAGATTTGCTATGCAGGGTGGGAAAAGCACCTTAGAAAATTGTCAAGTTTTGCAGGTAAATTCCTCCTAATAACTCCAAACATTGCTTATCTTGAAATGAACACATTGTTACCAATCAGTTAGTTACtcccctccgtcccattaataACGTCTGAAAAGGCTTCGGGCACGGAGATAAAAATCCTGTTTTTTTTGTCTAACCCACCGTTTTTGTTGGTGTCACAGGCAACTGTCAACCGATCAAAAGGAAACCGGACTGAGATCTCCAAAAACGAGCTTATTCAGAGGAGTGCCACTTGCCGGGTCTCAGGTATATTCGACTTCTACTTTTGGCTCTGAAACTCTTGAGAGTGATTTGAATACAAACATGTCACTTCAATGAAACGTTAGAATACGTTCGAGCAACCAAGATTAGTGAATCGGTGAATGAAATAGGAGCCAATGTGATGGATTCTTTTAGTGAGAATGTTGTTTTAACGGGTGCAGGTCGCGAAATGGACTTTCTTGAGCTGTCGTCCTATGGCAATGTTCGTCGTGGCCAAGATTCCGGGGGATGTAAGATTCAATGATAAGATTAGGATGTGATCCAAGTTATATAATCTGTGTACCAAATAGTTATTCGAACTGTATATTAATCCTATTTTTACtgctaaatattttaattagattataGAGTTGAGGTATACTATCACATGTTCACTCGGAaggaaatttgttttttaattttaaaattctatatATGCAATACCATATTGGAGACTATATTCCTCCATCAATATAATAGGAAGGATGACAtaacaaaaatgtaataaaaataattgaaatgtaacgcttaatttgtaaaaagaaataaaagtaacAAATATTCTAATTCAAAGGCCCATCTAAATTCGATATCATGTACTCACAAAGTAGTATAGTATAGGCCTATTAAAACTAGCTTAGCCAATGATCATGTGACACATGGCTTCTCAATTAAttctcaaatttgaaaataattatttattgatttttttatatgtaacttttagttgtataatggaaataataccttttattttattcaaaactcataattttaatatatgtaaagaaaaataataataaatgtaaatagtaAGTGTTCAAGAAATTAAgtaatgattttaatttaattttatcctTGAACTATTTTCGAATCTTTTGATTCTATACTTACACTGTTTACACGTGAGAATTTGTGGGACTCCATTAATATTTACAAGGTGGAGAAAGCtttatgattaataataataataatgttcaAAGGTTAACTAATCTCATAGTGTGAAAAATAGTAgacatttttatcattttatgtcaCGCTTCACAGCTTGCATATAGAAAGTCAATGACTAAATCTATTAAAATCTACCATTTACTTGATTAATTTGGTATATAAAGTCAAAAGGTTCAACGTAAAGAAGATGATTACTTCTGTTCACATGCTAAAAATTATGTAGTGGTGACAAAGTTGCATGTCTTaactatttatgattaatttcttcacaaaaaagtaaaactgtacataaataaaacttaCTAATATATGATTCATTTTGATAGAGAATTTGGATTTTATACTTCTAACATGTGTTTAAATTGTACTGATATATCGGTCTATTTTGCTCTtgacttttacttttttgaaAGTTACTCTCGACTTATGATAGAACATATGAATAGATactggagtattttttattgtgagTAATTTTCTACTCCCccagttttatagtaatagagtcattttatcattttggtacgttccatagtagtgaagtcatttcctttttcagtAAAAGTCGTCAAcattactttactctcttttactttattctctcttcatctctttacttttttcatttcctactttattctttctttcctTAATTCatctaacacattttttcttaaatctcgtgccgaaaagaaacgcctccactattatggaacagtgggagtatataaaaatcgagagtacaatttaattattaagttaatttattgGTAATTGGAGGGTTTAAGCACctctcaaaatatttttttatccatttcgcatcattaaatttttgatatttttcagtGAATATGAGAAAATTGCTAGAAAACTATGAAACTATGGTCAAATTTTGATTCGCCTcgtaataatgaaaattaacaagaaaaaacatgaaatttgaattcgtatttaattattctttgaaTACATTTTTAGTGAAATTGACAATTGAAAAATCATAAAGGGATGTCATCGTAGATAAATTAACCAATGTTGtctttttataagaaaaacaatatcttttgattgaataatataaacaaatattacACGTAGAATGccataatttttcattattgaatAATTGGAATTAAATcgaagtttcatttttatgattgattctttatattataggataaattagaatttgactagactttcataattttttttaataatttatcttaAAAACTCATATAATTACAACAAAACATAGAAAATTTAATATCTCCACATTccagataaaaaataataaaatatataatccttTCCCGAACAAATTTCTAAGTCTATCCCTACTTAGAATGAAATTAACTATAatgcatttttcatttttatttttttggaaaaaggttCGAGTCTATCCCAacttagaataaaaataatgcaattttcatttttattttttggaaaaaggttCGAAACAACTGCTGTCAAGGTGTTAACACTATTCAAGCCTAACAAAATaacatagaaaaattaatatctttCTCCAcattccaaataataaaatatataatcccTTCCCGAACAAATTTCCATGTCTATCCCAACTTAGTATgaaattaatgcatttttcatttttatttttttggaaaaaggttCAAGTCTATCCCAACTTAAATTGAAGCTTAACAAAAtaacatagaaaataaaatacctcCACactccaaataataaaatgtataaTCTCTTCCCAAACAAATTTCTAAGTCTATCCCTACTTCGACTgaaattaatgcatttttcattttaatttttgggaaaaaggtTCAAGTCTATCCCAACTTAGAATGAACAATTaatgcaattttcttttttatttttttggaaaaggtTCGAAGCAACTGCTGTCAAGATGTTAATTGAACCTTAACAAAATAACACGTCACACGATTATATATACGATGCGTTAGGCCTCAATTCACTACAAAAAGTCcactataaaaattacaaaataatactatatattatcattttttttaaaaaaaattcagaattAATTATCTagtaacacaatttttttatcaaaagaaTTAATCAAATTGGAAATTAATCCACAGAATTCCGTAATCATGATGTGAACCTATATATTAAATACATCACTATAGCTTTGTAGGAATTGTCACATTCCACTAGCAATTGCCGAACCATATTTTTGTTCCAAATTTGACTTAAACAATTCTCATCATATCTTCCACTTCTTTACTAATCAAAAAGTCcaacatttataaaatatcatcATATCAAAACCTTCATGCAAACTTCACATTGTTGACTTACTTTTAAAAAGATTATAAACAGACATATACAGTATATGTCAAGCTAGATTTCATATCAGCTGGAACTTTAAATCTATTATAATGAATAATTGGTCCTTCAACTTtacattataatattataattgagtttttttttgtttgatttgctTGTAAAGCATCTTTTCATTATgggttaattaatttatcatgtattttcactaaaataattatatttttaattgtgactaattaattttttataataacaaaagggataaattcaaatcaaaataaattcaatgactaaattaggaaataatccaaaattccaaaatccAGATTTGACAAAACTAAAATTGGAGACTCAATTATTGTACAAAAACGTGGCAACATCAAAGGacccattaattatttttatcattaattctATGTTATACATAATTATCATAGTGTAACAACTTTCCTAATACATGCCAATATATTGCAATCAAAACAcctttttgacttttgtgATAGTAAACCATGCACCATACAAAGTGCACTACTGCCCACTTCCCACATTACCAACAATCCATCCTTTTCAATTTGCCTTTTGgaaactatatatacattaatcCACTTCTCACATTTCACACATACACAtaggggagagagagagagagagagataattGGTGTGTTGCATCAATGGCTAGCACTTGCATTAGGGTAATGGTGGTGATATTATGCTTGTATTTGCACATGAGCATGAATGGAGCCATCCCATTTACAAGTAAGTAGTAAAAATTCAATCATGAATTATACATAGTGAAATtgatagtactaatttttgttACATCTCTCTTTTTTGCAGGAAGTTCTAATCTTGTCAAGAAAATCAAGAGTGATCAATATCAAGTTGAAGAAGGAGCCCTTTTGGTACTAATTAACCAAATCTTGATCTTTTTGTagaaaattattaacaaaCATTATGTTATAGTAAAATTTGAAGGCATCTTATAATTGGAGTGTAAATTTGCAggaaaaccctaatt
The genomic region above belongs to Salvia hispanica cultivar TCC Black 2014 chromosome 3, UniMelb_Shisp_WGS_1.0, whole genome shotgun sequence and contains:
- the LOC125212836 gene encoding uncharacterized protein LOC125212836, translating into MNPNSATAGNRRRAKKSTPFPSTRRFRSTSPTRRVSPPPSAAPIADGGLLIEELSQFEALRISPESPNPRSFPHYVKQQCWEKAEKIKGRHPDRWRRDSLGNIVFRKLAGCPGCLCHDYDHIVPYSKGGKSTLENCQVLQATVNRSKGNRTEISKNELIQRSATCRVSGREMDFLELSSYGNVRRGQDSGGCKIQ